A window from Pararge aegeria chromosome 6, ilParAegt1.1, whole genome shotgun sequence encodes these proteins:
- the LOC120624257 gene encoding immunoglobulin domain-containing protein oig-4-like, whose amino-acid sequence MLLKCVLITTLLCLAWEAEARRGRNRPRTKSKVQIGLPITGKYRDPESDQYYNNNDGAKILLASHFDLEYVLGHKIAFLCTAKGTPRPHITWFKDGNEIFAHHYLHIHEWFIGDDRVKSKIEIDPATQMDAGVYECTADNMYSIDRRSFKTDFSIAFD is encoded by the exons ATGTTGCTAAAATGTGTTCTCATCACAACACTGCTGTGTCTTGCTTGGGAGGCTGAAGCACGACGAGGTCGAAACAGGCCAAGAACGAAATCCaag GTCCAAATCGGGCTCCCTATCACGGGTAAATACCGTGACCCTGAGTCTGATCAGTACTACAATAACAACGAT GGCGCAAAAATTTTACTAGCCTCGCACTTTGATCTTGAGTACGTTTTGGGACACAAAATTGCCTTTCTGTGCACCGCAAAAGGCACCCCGCGGCCGCATATCACATGGTTTAAAGATGGAAATGAAATATTCGCACATCACTACTTGCAT ATTCACGAATGGTTTATCGGCGACGATCGCGTTAAGTCCAAGATCGAAATAGATCCCGCTACCCAAATGGATGCTGGAGTGTATGAATGCACAGCAGACAATATGTACTCGATAGATCGTCGATCTTTTAAGACGGATTTCTCTATTGCATTTGATTGA